DNA from Gammaproteobacteria bacterium:
TTCACGACCCGCGTAATTGTATTGTTTAATACGAAATTCAGTATTAGGCCGCAGTGCAATTAATGCACCGTCAACAAAACGAATTTGAGTATGGGTTGAAGCTGATGTTGCAATGGTGTCGCCTTCATAAATCATGGTATTACGTTGTAAAACACGACGACCATTCGTAGTGCCATTAGCAGTAGCCATGCCTGCGCTCACCACAACATGCGCAATAGGTTGAGAGTTCGTTGTCTTTGGTGCTGCTTTTGCGATAGTGGCAGTCGCGGCATTATTAGCGGCTGCACCAAAATTTAACGTTGCGCCGATTATTAATTTAGCGGCATTACCGTTTTCAAAAGCTTGAGGATTTTGCTGCACCACTTGGCGAATTTTATCTTGCGTAATCGTCTGTCCCGGCATGGCTTGTTTCATGATGACGTATAAAGTATCGCCACTTTTAATCGTCCAGCTATCCATTGCTAAGGCATTACCGCCTACCAACAACGTTAATAGAATAACCGGCAGTATCATACTGTTACGCAAAACCTTCATGATCTTCTCCTTGCCACGGTAATCATTAAAAGACATACATTCGACCAAACAAGCCGTCGTAAAATTATAGGCGTCTCCGCCACCAGCGCTTACTCAAATTATCAAAAGCCCGCTAGTAGGCAGTAAAAAGACGAGTAACTGCGCGCGTGGACTTAATCTACTTTTTTATAAGCTGGTAGTAGTACAGTACAAATAAGGCGAGAAATCTGCGAAGCCCTCAGCAAAATGTCACATTGGCTGCAACTCATTTGCACACTTTAGAGCAATATGCAGTGACTTAGCGGCCAACTAAGGTTTTTCATGAAAATGCGATTAATAAAAAGCCCCCGACCTGCGGGGGCTTAAGTTGTGCTGCACTTTATTCAATTTCTATTTTGGATTAGTAGCAGCATCGTCATATTCCATTAATACCGCACCTTGCGCGGTAACATTAGGATTAGCCTTGTCGGTGGATTGCACACTGAAAGTACTGGCTACCGCATTCACAGGCATTCCTCTGTCACCGCCATTTAATAACAAGATAGATGCTTGGCCTGCTAAAGTAGTGTCAGCACCACAATTACTGCCCCTACTACCAGCGCAACTACCTTCCAAACCTATGTTATTGCTCATTGCTTTCGCTAACGACACAGCCTTCTCATTCACAAGATATAAATTATATTGATCCTTATCAATCACAAAACCGAGGTCATATCCTGTTACTGCTTGTTTATTAAAATCAATCGTGACGGATGCGCTATTCATAGTGCCCACATTGCCTAAATTATCAGTAGGGTTGGTACCGCCGCCTAATTTTTGATTAGGATCATAGCTAAAAACCACTGCTCCATAATATTTGCCCATGTAAGACAGGTCGTCAGCACTCGCCATGCGTTCGCTATAGATAAAATGTAAATTAGGACCATGCGCTATTTCAACGTCATTTTCAGTTATAAAATAATTGCCTGACCAACGCCCCCAGGTTACGCCATATTCTTTGCGACCACCTAAATCAGCTAATTTAGCCTTCCCAATTGCAGCCTTGCGTTGTACTTTGTTGTCTTTTCCGTCTACAAAATACTCGCTCATAGCAACCGGCACTACCAAACCATCAATATCAATCACTTTGACCGATTGATATTTGGTATTGCCATCAACGTTTTCAACATGGCCATCAGAATCAACTACACCCTTTTTAGAAAGCGATAACTGAATATAACTAAAACTACCCAACGCACCTTCTGGTGCTGTGCGCGTGCCGTCCCTGATCTCACCTTGTTCTGTCGTTTCTGAACCTACTTCTATGCTCGATTTAATGGTGGGGCGTTCAGCTTGTTGTGCTTTAACAAGAATTTCCGATTCGCCTTTACCTTCCGAGGCGTATTCTTTTTCTTTCTGTTCTTTTTCGTCTACTGAATTTTCTTTATTCTTTTCTTTGTCTACAGCTTCATCTTTCTTTTTGTTTTTTAGTTCTTCGTTTTCTGGCTGTAGTTCATCACCATCAAACACCACGGGTGGCGGGCTTAACAAACTCGCGGGTCTTTGATCAAGTCCGGCTACTGTAAAATATTCATCATTGCTAAACGTGTGATTGCCGGTTTCATTTTCAACGACGATTTCACCATCAACGACACCGCCGTATAATCCATTGCTTAAATTTGCTTTTTTGCAGTTGTCGTCCTGACACAAGGTCACACCGTAATGGGTGCCGCGAATACCAATGGTTGCAACCGGTGTGGTTACTCGATAATTATTTTTATTTACATGGCCAATCGCGCCGGTGATGGTACGAAAACCACCTTTGGCTAATTCAAAAAAACTGCTTTCGGAACCGTCTTCTTGACCACTATAACTGTATTTTTTAACTTGAAATTCGGTGCTAGGTCTTAGCGCAACTAAAGCGCCATCTACAAACCGAATTTGGGTGTGGGATGAGGCTTGCGTGGAAACGGTATCGCCTTCGTATATCAGCGTATTACGTTGCAACACACGGCGACCATTAGCACCATTAACAGCAGCATTACCTGCTGTCACTACCACGCGGCCTACTGCTTTGCCGTTATTAGTAGCGGTTGGATTTGCCGCAGTTACCGCTACTTTTGCATCTAAATTCAGTGTTGCGCCTACTATTGGTTTTGCAGGATTACCGTTTTCAAATGCTTGTGGATTTTGTTTAACAATTTCTCGCAATTTGTCTTGTGTAATGGCCGCCTGAGGCTGCGCTTGTTTTAAAATGCTATACAAAGTATCGCCGGATTTAACTGTCCATTGTGTTACTGCCCATGCATCCGTGCACAACGTTAACACCAGCAAGAAACTTGCTGTATACATGTTACGTGTGTTCATCATTATTGCCTTTTTGTTGATATTGCTCTTTTAGTTAAATTGATAAGAAGCTGAAAGCACCAGCTCATCACGATCGTAATCACTTAATGCACTATTCGAAGTATTGTCGGTAAGTGAATAACTGCCATTAAACAACCAATGTTTATCCATGCGCCATGCAACATCGGTCGCAAAACGTTGATAGGTGTCATCGCGAGTGGTGGTACTTACTGATGGGTCAGAGCAACCACCGGTTGCAGCTAAACCGTTCACGCATAAATAATTTGCGTATTCGCTATTTTGACGGCTATACGCTACGGTTAAAGCCCAACGCGAACTTAAGTTTAATTGGCTACCAACACTCATACCCCAGAAATCACGATCTACAGTAGACGATGTATCAGTTATGCCATCCTCATCATTGTCACTGCTGCTCTTGGGGGCTTCGCTACCGGTATACACCGACGCAAATAACATTTGCGGCACCCACAAACGAATAGAATGCGTGATGTCAGCGCCGATAGTAGTGATATTGCTATTTCTCACTGCTTGATCGGGATAATCCAACATTGAATATTGTAAATTCGCGCCAACAAAGGTGGTGGTTTTTAATTCGTAACGCCATTCTGCATTCAAGCCGGTTGAGTCACGATAAGCATTGCCATCTAAATCAAACGTTTGATATTGAACACCCAAACCATAACGTTGTTTGCCTAATAAATATTTAACTTTACCCAACACCTCTAACGTCAAACTGTCATAAATATCTAAGTCGGCGTATTGACGCATATCAACTCGCGCACCCGCGGCTACTTTCCAGCGCGCGGTTAACGGAACATCGATGTCATAAAAACCATTGATCTTAGTATATTGATCATCTTGTAAAGCATAGTCTTCATCTAAACTCGCTTGTACACTTGATTGCACAGCCGTATCACCACCGGTGCCAAAAAAATCGGCAACGCTAATCGAGCTGGGCGCACTGTTCACATTACTATCTAAACCATAAGCCAAACCAATGCCGCCGTGTTGCGTGGTTTGATAACGACCGGCTTGTTGTTGAATCGCTTCTAAATAACGATTCACCGTAATGCGAACCGATTGAGGCGGATTTTGTTTAAGAATAGTGTCGAACTCTTGTCTAGCGCGTTCAAACTCTTCCAATAAAAAATAACCACGCGCCACTTCTAAACGCGCTGCATGAAAATCGGGTTTATAGATCAGCACACGCTCTAGCGCAAAAACACCTTCGCTAGCTTTACCTATATCAATCGCGGCCATGCCGTAGTAATAATCGAATGAAGGATCGCCTTCTTTAGTACCTAGGTATTGCCGACCGTATTGATACACTTCTTTGGATTTGCCCAAAGTATGCAAGCGCACCATTTGATTGATATCAAACGCTGCTTCAGCGGCCTGTGCATTCACTGACAATAAGCTGATAAAAAAAGTAATTGCTAATAAGCGGACCATATTTACCCAAAACTCCTACATTAATAACGATCGATGAGGCTTAAACATTTAGAAACAGTGCGGTCTAGCGGCACAAGCTGGGGGCAGATGATAGAATGCCGGCCGCTTATTCTCAAACTTAATACTGCCTTTTTGAGTAATCCGTCATGCTTATACACCCCGGGTTCGATCCTGTCGCCTTACATTTGCCCACTATAGGCCCGTTGGCGCTCGCCATTCATTGGTATGGCCTGATGTATTTGTTGGGTTTTTTGAGCTTTTATTGGCTTGGCCGTTATCGGGCTAAAAAAACTCAATTTATGAGCCCTGATGCGATGGGCGATTTGGTATTTTATGGCGCTTTGGGCGTGATGTTGGGTGGCCGTTTTGGCTATGTGTTGTTTTATGACTTCCAGAATTTCCTGCATAACCCGCTGCTCATTTTAGGCTTAACTCAGACTGTGTCGGGGCATTGGAGCTTAGAGTTCAAAGGCATGTCATTTCATGGCGGCTTAATTGGCATCGTCACGGCGATGGTTTTATTCGCCCGTCACCACCAATTACGTTTTACCGCTTTACTGGATTTTGTAACGCCGTTAGGGCCTTTGGGCTTATTTTTTGGCCGTATCGGCAATTTCATTAATGGCGAATTATGGGGACGCCCCACCAACGCCTCGTGGGGCATGGTGTTTCCTTGGGTAGATAATCAAGCTCGTCATCCTTCGATGCTGTACGAAAGTTTCCTTGAAGGTCTCGTCTTATTTCTAGTGTTGTGGTGGTTCAGTCGTGAGCCCAAACCGCGCCTGGCGGTGACCGGTTTATTTTTACTGGGTTATGGCGTGTTTCGTTTTCTGATCGAATTCGTTCGTGAGCCGGATCAACAAATCGGTTTTATCGCCTTCGACTGGATGACGATGGGGCATTTGCTCAGTTTACCGATGATTATCGCGGGTGGTTCACTGCTGGTATGGGCCTACACGCAAAACACCTTAGCCGCTCGGCTCGAAAGGAAATAAATAAATGCAGCAATATTTGCAATTAATGCGTCACGTACGCGAGCATGGCGTGCGTAAACAAGACCGTACCGGCACCGGCACATTGTCAGTATTTGGTTATCAAATGCGTTTTGATTTAAATGCTGGTTTTCCGATGGTGACCACCAAGAAATTACATTTACGCTCAATCGTGCACGAGCTGTTGTGGTTTTTAAAAGGCGAAACCAATGTCCACTATTTAAAAGAAAATGGCGTGACGATTTGGAATGAGTGGGCCGATGCAGAGGGTGAACTAGGCCCGGTTTACGGTTATCAATGGCGCAATTGGCCAACACCTGACGGCCAACATATTGATCAAATCAGTCGCGTTATTCAGCAGCTAAAAACCAATCCTGATTCACGACGTATGTTAGTCAGCGCGTGGAATGTCGCAGATTTAGATAAAATGGCGCTAGCGCCTTGTCATGCTTTTTTTCAATTTTATGTGGCAGAAGGTAAGTTGTCGTGTCAGCTCTATCAACGCAGCGCGGATATTTTTTTAGGGGTGCCGTTTAATATCTCATCTTATGCGGTGTTGATGATGATGATGGCGCAAGCTTGCGATTTAAAACTCGGGGAATTTGTGCACACGCTTGGCGATGCGCATTTATATTTGAATCATCTTGAACAAGCGGATTTGCAATTAAGCCGTACGCCTTACACCTTACCGACGATGCAATTAAATCCAGACGTGAAAGATTTATTCGCATTCCGCTTTGAAGATTTTGAATTAAAAGATTATCAGTGCCACGCACATATTAAAGCGCCGGTTGCTGTTTAAACAAACAATACGTTTAACCTAAAAATTCTTGCAGGATTTCCATCAAGATTTTTTTATTAACGGGCTTCACAAAATAACCTTTTGCACCTTGGCGCTCGCCCCAGAGCTTATCAGTTTCTTGATCTTTACTAGAAATCAGCACCACTGGGATGTGGCGAGTTTCATCAAGATGGGTAATTTGGCGAGTAGCTTGAAAACCATTTAAACCCGGCATCACGATATCCATAAAAATTAAATCCGGCAGTTCAGCTTTAGCTTGCTGCACACCTTCTTCACCATTCATGGCGAGAATGACTTGGTGCCCTTGCTCTTCAAGCGCTTTAATCATATCGGCCACTTGAGTGGGAGCGTCATCAACTACTAGTATGCGAGCCATAACAGAACATCCTTATTTTTATATCTAATAATAATTTATAGACAACTATCTTAATCGAAGTATGTGAAATACAAAGCGCTTATCTACGCAAGTCTGCATTCTGTCACAAATATTGTAATTAACACGATTTTTTCTAAAGAAGAAAGCGCATTTAGTCATTAAGACTAGATTACAAACGCTGAAACTGAATATCGGCTGCACGTAGCAAAGTCTCTAAAGCATCAGCAGCCGTTTGCGCAACGTTCGCCGCGCCTTTTACACCTAATTCAATTTCGCGTTTTTGCAAATCACTTTCCGGCAAGCTATACAATTTTACCTGCGGATACGCGGCCAACACCGTTTCCATGATAGGTGTCAGCCGACTTTCTGGCGTGCGTTGCACTTTATAAGCGATGCGCAGTGTCGCTGCAGCAATTGGTAAATTTAATTGATCTAAAACCCACTCCAACATAGGCCACGCCATCGTCGGAAATCCGGGCATACAATAATGACGACGAAAACTAAAACCCGGCACACGATTAATCGGATTTGGAATTAACGACGCGCCTGCGGGAAATTCAACTAAGCGTTGTTGCACAGCGCTTAACTCACCCACGACTGAAGTCAAAATAGCGATGCCTTCTGCATGCGCCACGATCGGTACTTGCGCTGCAGCTGCTAATGCTTGACGCGTCATATCATCCGGCGTTGCACCAATGCCGCCAACACTAAACACGATGTCATTATTTTTTTCTGTCGCTAATAATGTTTGTTGAAAAGTTTCACGCAATAACGCGGGGTCATCGCCGACGATACGCACCCAATCTAAACTTAAACCACGCGCATTTAATGTCTCAATCACATACGGAATATGTTTGTCCTGACGTTGGCCGCTTAAAATTTCATCACCCACGACCACTAAACCAAGACGCATTATTGTTGTGCGCCTTGTTGTTGTGCGCGTACTTTAATATTGATAGAACCTTCTTGTGACAATTGCCAACCTTGCGTTTGCTGTTTTATAAGCTGCGTTAACATCTCGATGTGAGCAGGTTCAGCGTTTAACGCGGGAATATATTTAAATTGTTCACCGCCAGCGGCTTTGAATAATTCTTGATTTTGAATCATGATTTCTTCTAGCGTTTCCAAACAATCACTCGAAAAACCCGGACAAATAACATCAATGTTTTTTACACCTTGTGTCGGCAATTGTTTCAACGTTACATCGGTATAAGGCTGCAACCATTCCTGTGCACCAAAACGCGATTGAAAAGTAATTTGATATTGCTCACTGCTTAATTGCAAACGTTCGGCTAATAAGCGTCCGGTTTTATGACACTGACAAAAATACGGATCACCTTGTAACAAATGCGCTTTCGGCAAACCATGAAAGGACATCACGAGTTTTTCAGCGCGACCATGTTGTTGCCAATGTTGTTTAACGGATGCCGCTAATACGTTGATGTAATTTTCATGGTCGTGATAACTCCCTACAAAACGTAATTCCGGCACCCACCGCCACTGCGTTAATTCTTTTGCAACGGCATCGAAGGTGGAACCCGTACTACTCGCGGCGTATTGCGGATACAAAGGTAAAACAATGATATGTCGCGCGTTCGCCATTTTAAGTTGTTGCAAACCTGCGGCAATAGAAGGTTGGCCATAACGCATCGCATAAGCAACCACATACGATTCACCCAATTGCTCAGCAATCGCAGCGGCTTGTTTTTGCGTATTAACTAACAAAGGTGAACCTTGCTCAGTCCAGATTTTTGCATACGCGTGCGCGGAACGAGGCGGGCGGGTTAACAACACCACGCCATTTAAAATAAACCACCAAATCAAGCGAGGAATTTCGACAACGCGCGTGTCCGATAAAAATTCCCGCAAATAAGGACGCACTGCTTTTGCCGTGGGCGCAGCAGGTGTACCAAGATTGGTGATCAATACGCCAATGCGCGGCGCTTGATCGTGACGATAGCTTGTTTCATTTTTGTATAAGTTCATGACAAATTCCTGGGTGCAAAATACTCTAGCATTTTGCGGCCATCGACGCACCTTGCTAACGACCCGGAATTCTTAAATAGATAAAAACAGAAAATTTATTGACGCAACAGACGTTCCCGTAAAGGACTGCGGCGGGGGAAATGCGCTTTAAGAAATTCCATTTGATCCGCTAATACGCGGCGCGCTTTAAGATAAATATATTCCGCATGCGTAGGCGTAAACGGTACCGCTAATAATTCCATGTGCGCTTGCTCTGGTGTGCGTCCAGCTTTGTGATTATTGCAACGCTTACAGGCAGTGACTAAATTATTCCACACATCTTTACCACCTTGACTGATGGGCCGGACATGATCACGCGATAAATCCGAACTGATAAAACGATGGCCGCAATATAAACAAATATAAGCATCGCGTTTGAATAAGGTTTGATTGCTTAAAGGCGGAGTGTAGTCTTCATGCAAGATTTTATGATTGCCGTAAGTGGCGATAATGGAATGCACCATGACCGTGCTGCGCAATTGCGTACGCGCATTGATGCCGCCGCGAATGTGGTACAACAAAGCGCCGCAGGTATACGCAACTTCATCAGCACAATACAGTTTGACCGCTTGTTGATAGTCAATCCATTCCAGCGGCATTCCCGAAGCATCTGTGCGTAATACCTGTTGATTCAGGTTGGACATAGATACACCAATTATTTTTTATGCACTACTTACTCTATGTTTTATCGCAACTGTGAAAAAAACACAATGTTTGATAAGTGCTACGTATTTAGTTAAGTCTTTTGTAGTGTTGCGCAAAAATATGACGGGCTTATGACTGCGCTTTATTCAGCGGCCACTACAATAAAACTAGAGCCTTCTACACTAAGCACTTTTACGCGTGCGCCTACTGGCAAATCTGGGCCTTCGACCCGCCAGAAAGAATCCGCTACTTTAATGCGGCCAGTACCATTGGTAATCGCGTCCTGCAAAACATACGTCTTACCAATATATTGATTAGCGCGTTCGTTTAACACCGTGTCTGCTACTGGGCCACGCTGCAATCGCAAATATTTGCGACCACCATACACGGATGCCACTGACAACAAAGCAAACAAGACTAGTTGAATCGGCCACAGTATGCCGGGAATCACCCAACTCATTAAACCAACCACTACTGCAGCCGCGCCCAGCCAAATAAAAAACGCGGCCGGCGCTAACAATTCCACAATTAATAACAGCACGGCTAATACCCACCAGTGCCAAAAATTTAATTGATCAACCCCTGCGCTAAAACTATCCATGATTATTCACCTTGTTTTTGCATGGCTTGTTTTGCTAATTCGGCAATACCACCAATGGCACCAATCACACTGCCTGCTTCTAGCGGCATAAATAATAATTTCTGATTAGGCGAGGTCGCGATATCACGCAACGCTTTAATATATTGCTGGGCCACAAAATAGTTGATCGCATTAACATCGCCTTTGCTAATCGCTTCAGACACCACTTGCGTAGCACGCGCTTCTGCTTCAGCTTGGCGTTCACGACCTTCAGCATCTCGAAACGCTGCTTCACGTCGACCTTCTGCTTCTAAAATCGCAGCTTGTTTTTCGCCTTCCGCCCGCAAAATATCCGATTGGCGTTGGCCTTCGGCTTCTAAAATCGACGCGCGTTTTTCGCGCTCGGCTTTCATTTGCCGACCCATGGCTTCAATCAAATCACGCGGCGGCGTGATGTCTTTAATTTCAATACGCGTAACCTTCACACCCCACGGCGTGGTGGCATCATCGATCACGAGTAATAAACGGCCGTTAATTTCATCGCGCCGCGACAATAATTCGTCCAAATCCATCGAGCCCATGACAGTCCGGATATTGGTCATAATCAAATTCAAAATAGCGCTTTCTAGGCCATCTACTTCATAAGCGGCTTTTGCTGCGTCTAACGCTTGGAAAAAAACCACGCCATCGACGCGCACCATGGCGTTATCTTTAGTAATGATTTCTTGCGACGGCACGTCCAACACGCGTTCACGCATATCAATGCGGGCGCCGATACTTTCCATAAAGGGGATGATCACGCCTAAACCCGGCTTCAGCGTGCGTACATAACGGCCGAAATATTCCACTGTGTATTGCTTGCCCTGCGGCACAAATTGCAAGGCACGATAGACAATTACAACTGCCAACACCGCCAAACCAATCGCGATTTGCTTTCCATCCATAACATCCGGCTCCTAACTCATTGTTTATAAATAATGAACATCTAAGGTTCGTTGAACGCTTGGATCATATAACAAGTTTGTTGCTGTGGGCGCTACTAAAGCGATAGGACATTCCAAAACTAGCTACAAACCCAGAACTGGCTGCAAACCAAAATCGCCGACCTATATTAAGGTAATGCGAGTGAATATCACCCGGCCAACATGGCAAAAACTACTAGGTCAATAGGTAAAAAGCACTTTCTTTAGGTTTTATACACATTCCCGACAAAAAAAATCAAAAAGCCTCTATTTTGATTGTCAAAAAGCTGTCGCTTTCTTCATGATTCCAGCATAAACGGCTAAGTTATTGATTTTTATTATATTAATTTGCGTGGTCAATAAGCGACCAGTTTAATAAAACAGTAATAAGACGGCCACCTGCGGGTCTGAAATAGCAGGCTATCCACAAAGTTATCCACAGTATTTGTGGATAACCCTGCTTCTCCTTATGGGACAAGCAGTTAGCGTATGTGCACTAGAGTTCACTTAAACTTACGAATCTAACTACGCTAATTTTTGTCGATGCTGGCTTGTGCAACGCAGCGCTGTTTAACGCATAAATTGTTACAGTACGCGCCGTATGAACACGCACTCCACTCCGCATCCTGTTACCTCCCCCGTTATTTTACATATCGCGGTGCCCGCGCCTTTGTATCGCGGCTTTGATTATTTAGCCAATCCGGCATTTGCACTGCCGCCGCTAGGCAGCCGCGTGAGCATCTCTTTTGGTCGCCAACAGGTGATTGGTGTGGTCATCGCACACAAAACCACCAGCGATGTGCCGCGCTCAAAACTCAAAATAATTGAGAGCGTCTGCGATCAACACGCGCTATTGGCCGACGATATTTTTTGGTTAGCACAATGGGCAGCGGATTATTACGCCGCACCCATCGGCGAAGTCATGAACAGCGTATTGCCCGTATTACTACGGCAAGGCAAAGCCGCTATTGCCAGCACTCAAACGGTGTGGCGCAGCGTAGGCGAGGTCAGCGCAATGACAAACATATTGGCACGCGCACCGAAACAAGCGGCCGTCTGGCGTTATTTGCAACAACATCCCGAAGGGCAACGTGCTGAAGATTTAGATTTAGCATTTAGCCAATGGCGCGATGCCATGCGTGAATTGCAGCTAAAACACTGCGTGCTTGAAGAACAGCTCGCGCATCTCAATACCATCGAAAATCCGCAACGCCATGTCGAAGCTGACATGCCCACGCTCAATAGTGAGCAACAAGCCGCGGTCGAGCGCATATTAAGCAACGACAGCGGCGTTTATTTACTCGATGGCGTAACCGGCAGCGGCAAAACCGAAGTTTATTTGCGGGTGATTGAACAGATGCTGGCGCAAAAAAAACAAACCCTGGTGTTAGTACCTGAAATTGGTTTAACACCCCAATTACTCGCACGTTTTACGCAACGCTTTCACGCCAACATAGGTGTTTTACATTCTGGTTTAAATGATCAACAACGCTTAAACACATGGTTAGCCGCACGCGACGGTGTACTCGATATCATCATCGGTACCCGCTCTGCCGTGTTTACGCCATTAGCCAATCCGGGATTAATTATTGTTGATGAAGAACACGACGCATCACTCAAACAACAAGACGGCTTTCGTTATCACGGCCGCGATCTTGCCGTATTGCGCGCGCACAAACTCAACATTCCCATCGTCTTAGGTTCCGCCACGCCGTCATTAGAATCTTTACACAATGTGCAACGCGATCGTTATCACAGTTTGCATCTCACCGAACGTGCGGGTAATGCGCAAACGCCCTTAATCACGGTGATCGACACACGCGCGCAACGCAGTCATCAAGCCTTAAGTCCTGCATTACAAATCGCCATTCAAACGCATTTACAACAAGGTCGTCAGGCTTTGTTGTTTTTAAATCGTCGTGGTTTTGCGCCCGTGATGATGTGTACTGCTTGCGATTGGAAAAGTGATTGCTTACGCTGTGATGCGCACATGACTTTGCATCAACAACAGCAACGCTTGCATTGTCATCATTGCGGCAGCGAACGCGCAGTGCCTAAACAATGTCCAAAATGTACGGCGGAAATTATTCCTGTCGGCACTGGCACCGAACGTTTAGAACAACAACTCGCTGAACGCTTTGCAGATTTTCCGATTATTCGCATTGATCGTGACAGCGTGCGCCGCAAAGGCGCACTCGAAGCGCAATTAAACAAAGCCAATCAAAACACCGCGCATATTTTAGTCGGCACCCAAATGTTAGCCAAAGGTCATCATTTTCCGAACGTGACACTCGTGGGCATTTTAGGCATCGATCAAAGTTTATTAAGCGCCGATTTTCGTGGCCCCGAACACGCAGCACAATTAATTACGCAAGTCGCTGGTCGCGCCGGTCGCGCAGAACACGCGGGCGAAGTATTAATCGAAACACGTTTACCACAACATCCTTTATTGATCACATTAATTCAACAAGGTTATTCCGCTTTCGCACAAGCTGCATTGCAAGAACGTCAAGCGGCGAGCTGGCCACCCACCACACATGTCGCACTGCTGCGCGCGGAAGCTACACAGGCACATAAAGCCAATGAATTTTTACAACAAGCTTTACAACACTTGCGCGCGCTGCCCGATAACGCATTAACACTCTGGGGACCCGCACCTGCACCGATGGAAAAACGCGCGGGCCGTTATCGCGCGCAACTGCTCCTGCAAGCGCAACAACGCAATCATCTACAACGTGTTTTAAAAAACTTGCCCGAACAATTAAGCCAGCTGCCCGCTGCAAAATCTGTGCGGTGGTCGCTAGACGTGGATCCGGTAGATTTGTTTTAAACATGTCAAATTTCATTTTATTAACGCGCATAAAACGACATGGCATTACTTAAAAACATGTCAGA
Protein-coding regions in this window:
- a CDS encoding prolipoprotein diacylglyceryl transferase; this encodes MLIHPGFDPVALHLPTIGPLALAIHWYGLMYLLGFLSFYWLGRYRAKKTQFMSPDAMGDLVFYGALGVMLGGRFGYVLFYDFQNFLHNPLLILGLTQTVSGHWSLEFKGMSFHGGLIGIVTAMVLFARHHQLRFTALLDFVTPLGPLGLFFGRIGNFINGELWGRPTNASWGMVFPWVDNQARHPSMLYESFLEGLVLFLVLWWFSREPKPRLAVTGLFLLGYGVFRFLIEFVREPDQQIGFIAFDWMTMGHLLSLPMIIAGGSLLVWAYTQNTLAARLERK
- a CDS encoding response regulator; the protein is MARILVVDDAPTQVADMIKALEEQGHQVILAMNGEEGVQQAKAELPDLIFMDIVMPGLNGFQATRQITHLDETRHIPVVLISSKDQETDKLWGERQGAKGYFVKPVNKKILMEILQEFLG
- a CDS encoding FecR domain-containing protein, giving the protein MNTRNMYTASFLLVLTLCTDAWAVTQWTVKSGDTLYSILKQAQPQAAITQDKLREIVKQNPQAFENGNPAKPIVGATLNLDAKVAVTAANPTATNNGKAVGRVVVTAGNAAVNGANGRRVLQRNTLIYEGDTVSTQASSHTQIRFVDGALVALRPSTEFQVKKYSYSGQEDGSESSFFELAKGGFRTITGAIGHVNKNNYRVTTPVATIGIRGTHYGVTLCQDDNCKKANLSNGLYGGVVDGEIVVENETGNHTFSNDEYFTVAGLDQRPASLLSPPPVVFDGDELQPENEELKNKKKDEAVDKEKNKENSVDEKEQKEKEYASEGKGESEILVKAQQAERPTIKSSIEVGSETTEQGEIRDGTRTAPEGALGSFSYIQLSLSKKGVVDSDGHVENVDGNTKYQSVKVIDIDGLVVPVAMSEYFVDGKDNKVQRKAAIGKAKLADLGGRKEYGVTWGRWSGNYFITENDVEIAHGPNLHFIYSERMASADDLSYMGKYYGAVVFSYDPNQKLGGGTNPTDNLGNVGTMNSASVTIDFNKQAVTGYDLGFVIDKDQYNLYLVNEKAVSLAKAMSNNIGLEGSCAGSRGSNCGADTTLAGQASILLLNGGDRGMPVNAVASTFSVQSTDKANPNVTAQGAVLMEYDDAATNPK
- a CDS encoding DUF560 domain-containing protein gives rise to the protein MVRLLAITFFISLLSVNAQAAEAAFDINQMVRLHTLGKSKEVYQYGRQYLGTKEGDPSFDYYYGMAAIDIGKASEGVFALERVLIYKPDFHAARLEVARGYFLLEEFERARQEFDTILKQNPPQSVRITVNRYLEAIQQQAGRYQTTQHGGIGLAYGLDSNVNSAPSSISVADFFGTGGDTAVQSSVQASLDEDYALQDDQYTKINGFYDIDVPLTARWKVAAGARVDMRQYADLDIYDSLTLEVLGKVKYLLGKQRYGLGVQYQTFDLDGNAYRDSTGLNAEWRYELKTTTFVGANLQYSMLDYPDQAVRNSNITTIGADITHSIRLWVPQMLFASVYTGSEAPKSSSDNDEDGITDTSSTVDRDFWGMSVGSQLNLSSRWALTVAYSRQNSEYANYLCVNGLAATGGCSDPSVSTTTRDDTYQRFATDVAWRMDKHWLFNGSYSLTDNTSNSALSDYDRDELVLSASYQFN
- a CDS encoding competence/damage-inducible protein A; amino-acid sequence: MRLGLVVVGDEILSGQRQDKHIPYVIETLNARGLSLDWVRIVGDDPALLRETFQQTLLATEKNNDIVFSVGGIGATPDDMTRQALAAAAQVPIVAHAEGIAILTSVVGELSAVQQRLVEFPAGASLIPNPINRVPGFSFRRHYCMPGFPTMAWPMLEWVLDQLNLPIAAATLRIAYKVQRTPESRLTPIMETVLAAYPQVKLYSLPESDLQKREIELGVKGAANVAQTAADALETLLRAADIQFQRL
- a CDS encoding thymidylate synthase encodes the protein MQQYLQLMRHVREHGVRKQDRTGTGTLSVFGYQMRFDLNAGFPMVTTKKLHLRSIVHELLWFLKGETNVHYLKENGVTIWNEWADAEGELGPVYGYQWRNWPTPDGQHIDQISRVIQQLKTNPDSRRMLVSAWNVADLDKMALAPCHAFFQFYVAEGKLSCQLYQRSADIFLGVPFNISSYAVLMMMMAQACDLKLGEFVHTLGDAHLYLNHLEQADLQLSRTPYTLPTMQLNPDVKDLFAFRFEDFELKDYQCHAHIKAPVAV